The Micromonospora sp. NBC_01740 genome includes a window with the following:
- the tmk gene encoding dTMP kinase — translation MLGAASFGDWFGLLATSVFAASQVEGSTAQGAAFGGVIAIRLLPALVLGPVAGVFADRFDRRWTMVICDVLRFLLFASIPLVALLGASGPVVVGWAAIATFLIESITLLWIPAKEAAVPNLIPRARLEAANQLTLITTYGLTPILAALILAALDGIVRGATGGSTPDWAAPADLALWFNAFSRLATALVVAYGIKEISQGQSAETDRTEQSMMRQFKEGWRYIGQTPLVRGLVLGIFGAFAGGGIVIGTAKFFATSLGAGDAAFYLLFGAIFVGLALGIGLGPMIVKEMSRRRWFGMSIVLASASVMALAFAIHLSMAMVGAVLVGAGAGMAFLSGTTLLGGEIADEVRGRVFAVVQIGTRLVLILAIGLSSLLAGVGGSRRLELADLGVSISSTRLLLLAAGAAGIFAGISAFGQMDDKKGVPVLADLWGSIRGRPLMPAEPFVSAGLFVVFEGGEGAGKSTQLAALAERLRGQGRDVVVTREPGATAVGERIRSLLLGAPGSDVPSPRAEALLYAADRAHHVATVVRPALVRGAVVISDRYVDSSLAYQGAGRTLPVDEVSWLSSWATGGLKPDLVVLLDVEPHTGLARVAARAEAADHLEAESVAFHERVRYAFLDLAAADPKRYLVLDASRPVEEITGQVARRVEEMFGSPGGIVHPRPAQGPDTSVQPELSESELVPMERRT, via the coding sequence GTGCTCGGCGCGGCCTCCTTCGGCGACTGGTTCGGCCTGCTCGCCACCAGCGTCTTCGCCGCCTCCCAGGTCGAGGGCAGCACCGCCCAGGGCGCCGCGTTCGGTGGCGTGATCGCCATCCGGCTGCTGCCGGCGCTGGTGCTCGGCCCGGTCGCCGGCGTGTTCGCCGACCGGTTCGACCGGCGCTGGACCATGGTCATCTGCGACGTGCTGCGCTTCCTGCTCTTCGCCTCGATCCCGCTGGTCGCGTTGCTCGGGGCGAGCGGGCCGGTCGTGGTCGGCTGGGCGGCGATCGCCACCTTCCTGATCGAGTCGATCACGCTGCTGTGGATCCCGGCCAAGGAGGCCGCGGTCCCCAACCTGATCCCGCGCGCCCGGCTGGAGGCCGCCAACCAGCTCACGCTGATCACCACGTACGGCCTCACCCCCATCCTCGCCGCGCTGATCCTCGCCGCGCTCGACGGCATCGTGCGGGGGGCCACCGGGGGCTCGACGCCGGACTGGGCCGCGCCGGCCGACCTGGCGCTCTGGTTCAACGCGTTCTCCCGGCTGGCCACCGCGCTGGTGGTGGCGTACGGCATCAAGGAGATCAGCCAGGGGCAGTCCGCCGAGACGGACCGCACCGAGCAGAGCATGATGCGCCAGTTCAAGGAGGGCTGGCGCTACATCGGCCAGACCCCGCTGGTCCGCGGCCTGGTGCTCGGCATCTTCGGCGCGTTCGCCGGCGGCGGCATCGTGATCGGCACCGCCAAGTTCTTCGCCACCTCGCTCGGCGCCGGTGACGCCGCCTTCTACCTGCTCTTCGGCGCCATCTTCGTCGGCCTCGCGCTCGGCATCGGGCTCGGCCCGATGATCGTCAAGGAGATGTCCCGGCGGCGCTGGTTCGGCATGAGCATCGTGCTGGCCAGCGCATCGGTGATGGCCCTGGCGTTCGCCATCCACCTCTCCATGGCGATGGTCGGCGCGGTCCTGGTCGGCGCGGGCGCCGGCATGGCCTTCCTCTCCGGCACCACCCTGCTCGGCGGCGAGATCGCCGACGAGGTGCGCGGCCGGGTCTTCGCGGTGGTGCAGATCGGCACCCGGCTGGTGCTGATCCTCGCGATCGGCCTCAGCAGCCTGCTCGCCGGCGTCGGCGGCTCGCGCCGGCTGGAACTGGCCGACCTGGGCGTGTCGATCTCGTCCACCCGACTGCTGCTGCTCGCCGCCGGCGCCGCCGGCATCTTCGCCGGGATCAGCGCGTTCGGGCAGATGGACGACAAGAAGGGCGTTCCCGTCCTGGCCGACCTCTGGGGCTCGATCCGGGGACGCCCGCTGATGCCGGCCGAGCCGTTCGTCTCCGCCGGCCTCTTCGTGGTCTTCGAGGGCGGCGAGGGCGCCGGCAAGTCCACGCAGCTCGCCGCGCTCGCCGAGCGGCTGCGTGGGCAGGGGCGCGACGTGGTGGTGACCCGCGAGCCGGGGGCCACCGCCGTCGGCGAGCGGATCCGGTCGCTGCTGCTCGGCGCGCCCGGCTCCGACGTGCCGTCGCCGCGCGCCGAGGCGCTGCTCTACGCCGCCGACCGGGCGCACCACGTGGCCACCGTCGTCCGGCCGGCGCTCGTCCGGGGCGCGGTCGTGATCAGCGACCGGTACGTCGACTCGTCCCTGGCGTACCAGGGGGCGGGGCGGACGCTCCCCGTCGACGAGGTCTCCTGGCTCTCGTCGTGGGCCACCGGCGGGCTCAAGCCCGACCTGGTGGTGCTGCTGGACGTCGAACCGCACACCGGCCTGGCCCGGGTGGCGGCGCGTGCCGAGGCGGCCGACCACCTGGAGGCCGAGTCCGTCGCCTTCCACGAGCGGGTCCGCTACGCCTTCCTCGACCTCGCCGCCGCCGACCCGAAGCGCTACCTGGTGCTCGACGCGTCCCGCCCGGTCGAGGAGATCACCGGGCAGGTGGCCCGGCGGGTCGAGGAGATGTTCGGCAGCCCCGGCGGCATCGTGCACCCGCGCCCCGCGCAGGGACCGGACACCTCGGTGCAGCCGGAGTTATCCGAATCGGAGCTGGTACCGATGGAGCGCCGGACCTGA
- a CDS encoding DNA polymerase III subunit delta': protein MPDVFADLVGQDEAVDTLRRAAAAASAVLRAAAPPTTDAAGDEFDALADEADGGQPAPAVDAGAGMTHAWIFTGPPGSGRSVAARAFAAALQCAYGTGCGGCPGCHTTMTGTHADVRMVVPEGLSIGVNEMRALVLRAASTPSGGRWQVVVIEDADRLTEAAGNALLKAIEEPPPRTVFLLCAPSTHPDDISVTIRSRCRVVPLVQPAPEAVAEVLARRDGVAPDVARWAAAAAQGHVGRARRLARDPEARTRREAVLAVPRRLTGVGAAFDAASALIEAAEAEAEASVAETAAAERAALETALGAGGTGRGAAGAIRGAAGQLKDLEKRQKSRATRAQRDALDRALVDLAGFYRDALTMALRAPVAPVHTDTAALAGAGAQKWDAEGALRRLEAVLECRAAIEANVKPRIAVEAMMLSLWKG from the coding sequence ATGCCCGACGTCTTCGCCGACCTGGTCGGGCAGGACGAGGCGGTCGACACGCTGCGCCGGGCCGCCGCCGCGGCGTCCGCCGTGCTGCGCGCCGCCGCCCCGCCCACGACCGACGCCGCCGGGGACGAGTTCGACGCGCTCGCCGACGAGGCCGACGGCGGCCAGCCGGCGCCCGCCGTCGACGCGGGGGCGGGGATGACGCACGCCTGGATCTTCACCGGGCCGCCCGGGTCGGGCCGGTCGGTGGCGGCGCGGGCCTTCGCCGCCGCCCTCCAGTGCGCGTACGGCACCGGCTGCGGCGGGTGCCCCGGCTGCCACACCACGATGACCGGCACCCACGCCGACGTCCGGATGGTGGTGCCGGAGGGGCTCTCCATCGGCGTCAACGAGATGCGGGCGCTGGTGCTGCGCGCCGCCAGCACCCCGTCCGGCGGGCGCTGGCAGGTGGTGGTCATCGAGGACGCGGACCGGCTCACCGAGGCGGCCGGCAACGCGCTGCTCAAGGCCATCGAGGAGCCGCCGCCGCGGACGGTCTTCCTGCTCTGCGCCCCGTCGACCCACCCGGACGACATCTCGGTGACCATCCGGTCGCGCTGCCGGGTCGTACCGCTGGTGCAGCCCGCGCCGGAGGCGGTGGCCGAGGTGCTGGCCCGCCGGGACGGCGTCGCGCCCGACGTGGCGCGCTGGGCCGCGGCGGCGGCGCAGGGGCACGTGGGACGGGCCCGCCGGCTGGCCCGCGACCCGGAGGCGCGCACGCGCCGGGAGGCGGTGCTCGCGGTGCCGCGCCGGCTGACCGGCGTGGGTGCCGCCTTCGACGCGGCGTCGGCGCTGATCGAGGCGGCCGAGGCGGAGGCCGAGGCATCCGTCGCGGAGACCGCCGCGGCCGAGCGGGCGGCGCTGGAGACCGCGCTCGGCGCCGGTGGCACCGGGCGGGGCGCGGCCGGCGCCATCCGGGGCGCCGCCGGGCAACTGAAGGACCTGGAGAAGCGGCAGAAGTCCCGGGCCACCCGGGCCCAGCGGGACGCGCTGGACCGGGCGCTGGTCGACCTGGCCGGCTTCTACCGCGACGCGCTCACCATGGCGCTGCGCGCCCCCGTCGCGCCGGTGCACACCGACACCGCCGCGCTGGCCGGGGCGGGCGCGCAGAAATGGGACGCCGAGGGGGCGCTGCGCCGCCTGGAAGCGGTGCTGGAGTGCCGGGCGGCGATCGAGGCGAACGTCAAGCCCCGGATCGCCGTCGAGGCGATGATGCTCTCGCTCTGGAAGGGCTGA
- a CDS encoding YbaB/EbfC family nucleoid-associated protein produces the protein MPRGEIDEAWIEEAVRRYRRIESLQTEFDQAVSTVEVTVRSPDGLVEVVVTAGGRITDVRFLGPLHTRNPRDVAGSVQAAVTAAADAAQWAREKLHNETFAAYRPLAGA, from the coding sequence ATGCCGCGGGGGGAGATCGACGAGGCCTGGATCGAGGAGGCGGTGCGGCGCTACCGCCGGATCGAGTCCCTCCAGACCGAGTTCGACCAGGCGGTGTCGACCGTCGAGGTCACCGTGCGGTCGCCCGACGGGCTGGTCGAGGTGGTGGTCACCGCCGGCGGGCGGATCACCGACGTGCGCTTCCTGGGCCCGCTGCACACCCGCAACCCCCGCGACGTCGCCGGCTCGGTGCAGGCGGCGGTCACCGCGGCGGCCGACGCCGCCCAGTGGGCCCGGGAGAAGCTGCACAACGAGACCTTCGCCGCCTACCGGCCGCTGGCGGGAGCCTGA
- a CDS encoding PSP1 domain-containing protein has protein sequence MGMLCAVSFQRYGRLYYLDPGELRPQVGDKVLVPTDDGPEVAECVWAAQWVTEETEGFPRLAGLAGEEDLRRDETVRRRKAEAKVAAKRLIREHALPMKVVAIDHVLGAAEGGGERSTIYFTAPHRVDFRALVRDLGATLHCRVELRQLSARDSARVQGGIGSCGRDLCCATFLNDFEPVTIRMAKDQDLPLNPLRISGACGRLMCCLKYEHPLYQRFQESAPAIGTRVSTPEGDGRVVGHSVPRDSVTVRLDADGSRCSCSRASVCGPRQAHDQHYTS, from the coding sequence ATGGGCATGCTCTGCGCGGTCAGCTTCCAGCGGTACGGGCGCCTCTACTACCTGGACCCGGGCGAGCTGCGTCCCCAGGTCGGCGACAAGGTGCTGGTGCCCACCGACGACGGGCCCGAGGTGGCCGAGTGCGTCTGGGCGGCGCAGTGGGTCACCGAGGAGACCGAGGGCTTCCCCCGGCTGGCCGGCCTGGCCGGCGAGGAGGACCTGCGTCGCGACGAGACGGTGCGCCGCCGCAAGGCCGAGGCCAAGGTCGCGGCGAAGCGGCTGATCCGGGAGCACGCCCTGCCGATGAAGGTGGTGGCGATCGACCACGTGCTGGGCGCCGCCGAGGGCGGTGGCGAGCGGAGCACCATCTACTTCACGGCCCCGCACCGGGTGGACTTCCGCGCGCTGGTCCGGGACCTCGGCGCCACCCTGCACTGCCGGGTCGAGCTGCGGCAGCTCTCCGCCCGGGACTCGGCGCGGGTGCAGGGCGGCATCGGCTCCTGCGGCCGGGACCTCTGCTGCGCCACCTTCCTCAACGACTTCGAGCCGGTCACCATCCGGATGGCGAAGGACCAGGACCTGCCGCTCAACCCGCTGCGCATCTCCGGCGCGTGCGGCCGGCTCATGTGCTGCCTCAAGTACGAGCACCCGCTCTACCAGCGGTTCCAGGAGTCGGCCCCGGCGATCGGCACGCGCGTGTCGACGCCGGAGGGCGACGGCCGGGTCGTCGGCCACAGCGTTCCCCGGGACTCCGTCACGGTACGTCTCGACGCTGACGGCTCCCGCTGTTCCTGCTCCCGCGCCTCGGTCTGCGGCCCCCGCCAGGCCCACGACCAGCACTACACCTCCTAG
- a CDS encoding metallophosphoesterase family protein yields the protein MDPQDGAAESAHTSESAGGRAARRPRGTDPRELGFTPRKPVPWLAPFLLISTGIRTLLAMLFGAYLDKRELQNSLDARIARQVGPDGGLWLDYVADLGDGFNATYSVAYLIAQPELEVDGHRLPRAQTLVMGGDQVYPSAAFEAYEDRCKGPYQAALPVTPPERPTLFAVPGNHDWYDGLTAFLRLFVRSRDRHFGGWETGQSRSYFAVELPAGWWLLGLDDQSGSYLDDPQLTYFDRVAERLGPQSRVILAVPAPTWVKAADHPTAYDSIDYFIRTIVAPTGAQARLLISGDLHHYARYAGPDRQLITCGGGGAYLYPTHQLPKRIEVPPRDTLARRASASHPYELAGRYPEQARSRRYAWGIFPRLPLRNPGFTTLLGTLHTLLMLAMAGVATNPSGTDQRLFSVPLMAMLIVTMLAAAFFAKPPSSGGKRHARHWILGVGHGLAQIGLAAAGTWAWLALPFYDWPWPLPAVAAAVLYGPVSGLVASQLVAAYLLVAGAFGVNLNELFAGQGIEDAKAFLRLRIDPDGTLTIYPIAVDRVSRDWQVNPDQSPESSWLAPKRPLRPRLAEPPTTLT from the coding sequence GTGGATCCGCAGGATGGCGCGGCGGAGAGTGCCCACACGAGCGAGTCGGCGGGCGGGCGGGCGGCGCGCCGGCCACGCGGCACCGATCCCCGGGAGCTGGGCTTCACCCCGCGCAAGCCCGTGCCGTGGCTCGCGCCGTTCCTGCTGATCAGCACCGGCATCCGTACGCTGCTGGCGATGCTCTTCGGGGCGTACCTGGACAAGCGCGAGCTGCAGAACTCCCTCGACGCGCGCATCGCGCGGCAGGTCGGGCCGGACGGCGGGCTCTGGCTGGACTACGTGGCCGACCTGGGCGACGGATTCAACGCCACCTACTCGGTGGCGTACCTGATCGCCCAGCCCGAACTGGAGGTGGACGGGCACCGGTTGCCCCGCGCGCAGACCCTGGTGATGGGCGGTGACCAGGTCTACCCGTCGGCGGCCTTCGAGGCGTACGAGGACCGGTGCAAGGGGCCCTACCAGGCCGCGCTGCCGGTCACCCCGCCCGAGCGGCCCACGCTCTTCGCGGTGCCCGGCAACCACGACTGGTACGACGGCCTGACCGCCTTCCTGCGGCTCTTCGTCCGGTCCCGGGACCGGCACTTCGGCGGCTGGGAGACCGGGCAGTCCCGCTCGTACTTCGCGGTGGAGCTGCCCGCCGGCTGGTGGCTGCTCGGCCTCGACGACCAGTCCGGCTCGTACCTGGACGACCCGCAGCTCACCTACTTCGACCGGGTCGCCGAGCGGCTGGGCCCGCAGAGCCGGGTGATCCTTGCCGTGCCGGCGCCGACGTGGGTCAAGGCCGCCGACCACCCCACGGCGTACGACTCGATCGACTACTTCATCCGTACGATCGTCGCGCCCACCGGGGCCCAGGCGCGGCTGCTGATCTCCGGCGACCTGCACCACTACGCCCGCTACGCCGGCCCGGACCGCCAGCTGATCACCTGCGGGGGCGGCGGCGCGTACCTCTACCCGACGCACCAGCTCCCAAAGCGCATCGAGGTGCCGCCGCGCGACACCCTCGCCCGGCGGGCCAGCGCCTCCCACCCGTACGAGCTGGCCGGCCGCTACCCGGAGCAGGCCCGCTCCCGGCGGTACGCGTGGGGGATCTTCCCCCGCCTGCCGCTGCGCAACCCGGGCTTCACCACCCTGCTGGGCACCCTGCACACGCTGCTGATGCTGGCGATGGCCGGCGTCGCGACCAACCCGAGCGGGACGGACCAGCGGCTGTTCAGCGTGCCGCTGATGGCGATGCTGATCGTCACGATGCTCGCGGCGGCGTTCTTCGCCAAGCCGCCCAGCTCCGGCGGCAAGCGGCACGCCCGGCACTGGATCCTCGGCGTGGGCCACGGCCTGGCCCAGATCGGGCTGGCCGCCGCCGGCACCTGGGCGTGGCTGGCCCTGCCCTTCTACGACTGGCCGTGGCCGCTGCCGGCCGTCGCCGCGGCGGTGCTCTACGGCCCGGTGAGCGGGCTGGTGGCGAGCCAGTTGGTGGCCGCGTACCTGCTGGTGGCGGGCGCGTTCGGGGTGAACCTCAACGAGCTCTTCGCCGGGCAGGGCATCGAGGACGCCAAGGCGTTCCTGCGGCTGCGCATCGATCCCGACGGGACCCTGACGATCTACCCGATCGCCGTCGACCGGGTGTCCCGCGACTGGCAGGTCAACCCCGACCAGTCCCCGGAGTCCTCCTGGCTGGCTCCGAAGCGGCCGCTGCGCCCCCGCCTGGCCGAACCCCCCACCACCCTCACCTGA